In a single window of the Rhodamnia argentea isolate NSW1041297 chromosome 2, ASM2092103v1, whole genome shotgun sequence genome:
- the LOC115745453 gene encoding uncharacterized protein LOC115745453, producing MGGQENVKHLEECSVSNALGTWVFSVAGALLAIPVGIKRKSLAPLVFFGTTGTMIDIIMGISACEREHAERQMQLLEAQNAAADPNLVETSKES from the exons ATGGGAGGGCAAGAGAACGTGAAGCATCTCGAAGAATGCTCGGTCTCCAA TGCATTGGGCACTTGGGTGTTCTCAGTAGCAGGAGCTCTCTTAGCGATTCCAGTGGGGATAAAACGGAAGTCTCTGGCGCCTCTCGTGTTCTTCGGGACAACAGGCACCATGATCGACATCATCATGGGAATCAGCGCGTGCGAAAGGGAGCATGCCGAACGGCAAATGCAGCTTTTAGAAGCCCAGAATGCTGCGGCCGACCCCAATTTGGTGGAGACTTCAAAAGAATCTTGA
- the LOC115745219 gene encoding uncharacterized protein LOC115745219 isoform X1, protein MASAIGWYGPLIDLSKASSHVGDFVQLLVFVHRSTPVQYKVSKGGEIVRTDIQVGDDTRPRFTVSLWQKQMGSLAISGDVILLQNVKVARFGDLIDARTVSCSSIVPLVHSYELMVSEDELIGNSRLGTAAKEKLKKVIGWVKANELIIRNQKQLSRNWKVLEVGEHKDCTSISEVLNLTCSCKAIFLASVGEIFLPIVWRATCEIEKEKMFISWRINSKDDGGLAEDFICTGCQLCGSPLELDRSKHALKQNSVPLYCDKSSNRLHVVSLIYQPFMLYLYDESGSLPLLVKNKAAELLFGNIPAERVYLCLEANLPVHKSSSKDVPETHYHAGGPQHGAPAEGASDIVSPSGDEMDREEKNKCHGSVDFHFVWFVMLKMLLQQGKNSPLGFEVNVDPRLDRESGRYEMVTATMPCFRNK, encoded by the exons ATGGCGTCTGCGATTGGTTGGTACGGGCCTTTGATCGATCTCTCAAAAGCATCTTCTCACGTCGGAGATTTCGTTCAGCTCCTCGTCTTCGTTCACCGTTCCACTCCGGTCCAG TACAAGGTATCAAAAGGTGGGGAGATTGTCCGGACCGACATTCAGGTCGGTGATGACACGCGGCCTCGTTTCACCGTGTCCCTATGGCAGAAGCAAATGGGGTCTTTGGCAATTTCTGGTGATGTGATATTGTTACAAA ACGTTAAGGTTGCCAGATTCGGCGATCTTATTGATGCAAGGACAGTCAGTTGTTCATCGATTGTGCCCTTGGTCCATTCTTATGAACTGATGGTTTCTGAAG ATGAACTGATAGGGAACTCCAGACTTGGCACTGCAGCGAAGGAAAAACTGAAGAAGGTGATTGGTTGGGTCAAGGCAAATGAACTTATCATCCGCAAT CAGAAGCAGTTGTCAAGAAATTGGAAAGTCCTGGAAGTGGGAGAACACAAGGACTGTACTTCTATCTCAGAAGTACTAAACCTGACTTGTTCGTGTAAGGCAATCTTTCTGGCATCTGTTGGTGAAATCTTTCTTCCAATTGTCTGGAGAGCTACGTGTGAAATTGAGAAGGAAAAGATGTTCATAAGCTGGAGAATAAACAGTAAGGATGATGGCGGTTTAGCTGAGGATTTCATTTGTACTGGCTGCCAGCTTTGTGGTTCGCCTTTGGAATTAGATCGTAG TAAGCATGCGCTCAAGCAGAACTCTGTTCCTCTCTACTGTGATAAAAGCTCCAACCGCCTTCATGTAGTGAGCCTGATTTACCAACCCTTCATG TTGTACTTATATGATGAATCGGGGTCTCTTCCGCTTCTTGTCAAAAACAAAGCCGCGGAACTGCTTTTTGGGAACATACCTGCAGAGAGAGTCTATCTGTGCCTTGAAGCAAATCTTCCTGTACACAAGTCTAGCTCCAAGGATGTCCCTGAAACCCATTACCATGCCGGAGGCCCTCAACATGGCGCACCAGCGGAAGGAGCATCGGACATCGTCTCACCAAGTGGAGACGAGATGGATAGGGAGGAAAAGAACAAGTGCCACGGTAGTGTAGATTTTCATTTCGTGTGGTTTGTAATGCTAAAAATGTTACTGCAACAGGGGAAAAATAGCCCGTTGGGATTCGAAGTGAATGTAGATCCCCGTCTAGACAGGGAAAGTGGGAGGTATGAAATGGTTACTGCGACAATGCCATGCTTCAGAAACAAATAA
- the LOC115745219 gene encoding uncharacterized protein LOC115745219 isoform X2, with the protein MASAIGWYGPLIDLSKASSHVGDFVQLLVFVHRSTPVQYKVSKGGEIVRTDIQVGDDTRPRFTVSLWQKQMGSLAISGDVILLQNVKVARFGDLIDARTVSCSSIVPLVHSYELMVSEDELIGNSRLGTAAKEKLKKVIGWVKANELIIRNKQLSRNWKVLEVGEHKDCTSISEVLNLTCSCKAIFLASVGEIFLPIVWRATCEIEKEKMFISWRINSKDDGGLAEDFICTGCQLCGSPLELDRSKHALKQNSVPLYCDKSSNRLHVVSLIYQPFMLYLYDESGSLPLLVKNKAAELLFGNIPAERVYLCLEANLPVHKSSSKDVPETHYHAGGPQHGAPAEGASDIVSPSGDEMDREEKNKCHGSVDFHFVWFVMLKMLLQQGKNSPLGFEVNVDPRLDRESGRYEMVTATMPCFRNK; encoded by the exons ATGGCGTCTGCGATTGGTTGGTACGGGCCTTTGATCGATCTCTCAAAAGCATCTTCTCACGTCGGAGATTTCGTTCAGCTCCTCGTCTTCGTTCACCGTTCCACTCCGGTCCAG TACAAGGTATCAAAAGGTGGGGAGATTGTCCGGACCGACATTCAGGTCGGTGATGACACGCGGCCTCGTTTCACCGTGTCCCTATGGCAGAAGCAAATGGGGTCTTTGGCAATTTCTGGTGATGTGATATTGTTACAAA ACGTTAAGGTTGCCAGATTCGGCGATCTTATTGATGCAAGGACAGTCAGTTGTTCATCGATTGTGCCCTTGGTCCATTCTTATGAACTGATGGTTTCTGAAG ATGAACTGATAGGGAACTCCAGACTTGGCACTGCAGCGAAGGAAAAACTGAAGAAGGTGATTGGTTGGGTCAAGGCAAATGAACTTATCATCCGCAAT AAGCAGTTGTCAAGAAATTGGAAAGTCCTGGAAGTGGGAGAACACAAGGACTGTACTTCTATCTCAGAAGTACTAAACCTGACTTGTTCGTGTAAGGCAATCTTTCTGGCATCTGTTGGTGAAATCTTTCTTCCAATTGTCTGGAGAGCTACGTGTGAAATTGAGAAGGAAAAGATGTTCATAAGCTGGAGAATAAACAGTAAGGATGATGGCGGTTTAGCTGAGGATTTCATTTGTACTGGCTGCCAGCTTTGTGGTTCGCCTTTGGAATTAGATCGTAG TAAGCATGCGCTCAAGCAGAACTCTGTTCCTCTCTACTGTGATAAAAGCTCCAACCGCCTTCATGTAGTGAGCCTGATTTACCAACCCTTCATG TTGTACTTATATGATGAATCGGGGTCTCTTCCGCTTCTTGTCAAAAACAAAGCCGCGGAACTGCTTTTTGGGAACATACCTGCAGAGAGAGTCTATCTGTGCCTTGAAGCAAATCTTCCTGTACACAAGTCTAGCTCCAAGGATGTCCCTGAAACCCATTACCATGCCGGAGGCCCTCAACATGGCGCACCAGCGGAAGGAGCATCGGACATCGTCTCACCAAGTGGAGACGAGATGGATAGGGAGGAAAAGAACAAGTGCCACGGTAGTGTAGATTTTCATTTCGTGTGGTTTGTAATGCTAAAAATGTTACTGCAACAGGGGAAAAATAGCCCGTTGGGATTCGAAGTGAATGTAGATCCCCGTCTAGACAGGGAAAGTGGGAGGTATGAAATGGTTACTGCGACAATGCCATGCTTCAGAAACAAATAA
- the LOC115745219 gene encoding uncharacterized protein LOC115745219 isoform X3 — translation MASAIGWYGPLIDLSKASSHVGDFVQLLVFVHRSTPVQYKVSKGGEIVRTDIQVGDDTRPRFTVSLWQKQMGSLAISGDVILLQNVKVARFGDLIDARTVSCSSIVPLVHSYELMVSEDELIGNSRLGTAAKEKLKKKQLSRNWKVLEVGEHKDCTSISEVLNLTCSCKAIFLASVGEIFLPIVWRATCEIEKEKMFISWRINSKDDGGLAEDFICTGCQLCGSPLELDRSKHALKQNSVPLYCDKSSNRLHVVSLIYQPFMLYLYDESGSLPLLVKNKAAELLFGNIPAERVYLCLEANLPVHKSSSKDVPETHYHAGGPQHGAPAEGASDIVSPSGDEMDREEKNKCHGSVDFHFVWFVMLKMLLQQGKNSPLGFEVNVDPRLDRESGRYEMVTATMPCFRNK, via the exons ATGGCGTCTGCGATTGGTTGGTACGGGCCTTTGATCGATCTCTCAAAAGCATCTTCTCACGTCGGAGATTTCGTTCAGCTCCTCGTCTTCGTTCACCGTTCCACTCCGGTCCAG TACAAGGTATCAAAAGGTGGGGAGATTGTCCGGACCGACATTCAGGTCGGTGATGACACGCGGCCTCGTTTCACCGTGTCCCTATGGCAGAAGCAAATGGGGTCTTTGGCAATTTCTGGTGATGTGATATTGTTACAAA ACGTTAAGGTTGCCAGATTCGGCGATCTTATTGATGCAAGGACAGTCAGTTGTTCATCGATTGTGCCCTTGGTCCATTCTTATGAACTGATGGTTTCTGAAG ATGAACTGATAGGGAACTCCAGACTTGGCACTGCAGCGAAGGAAAAACTGAAGAAG AAGCAGTTGTCAAGAAATTGGAAAGTCCTGGAAGTGGGAGAACACAAGGACTGTACTTCTATCTCAGAAGTACTAAACCTGACTTGTTCGTGTAAGGCAATCTTTCTGGCATCTGTTGGTGAAATCTTTCTTCCAATTGTCTGGAGAGCTACGTGTGAAATTGAGAAGGAAAAGATGTTCATAAGCTGGAGAATAAACAGTAAGGATGATGGCGGTTTAGCTGAGGATTTCATTTGTACTGGCTGCCAGCTTTGTGGTTCGCCTTTGGAATTAGATCGTAG TAAGCATGCGCTCAAGCAGAACTCTGTTCCTCTCTACTGTGATAAAAGCTCCAACCGCCTTCATGTAGTGAGCCTGATTTACCAACCCTTCATG TTGTACTTATATGATGAATCGGGGTCTCTTCCGCTTCTTGTCAAAAACAAAGCCGCGGAACTGCTTTTTGGGAACATACCTGCAGAGAGAGTCTATCTGTGCCTTGAAGCAAATCTTCCTGTACACAAGTCTAGCTCCAAGGATGTCCCTGAAACCCATTACCATGCCGGAGGCCCTCAACATGGCGCACCAGCGGAAGGAGCATCGGACATCGTCTCACCAAGTGGAGACGAGATGGATAGGGAGGAAAAGAACAAGTGCCACGGTAGTGTAGATTTTCATTTCGTGTGGTTTGTAATGCTAAAAATGTTACTGCAACAGGGGAAAAATAGCCCGTTGGGATTCGAAGTGAATGTAGATCCCCGTCTAGACAGGGAAAGTGGGAGGTATGAAATGGTTACTGCGACAATGCCATGCTTCAGAAACAAATAA